The window GGCCTCAACAACGACGAGCAAGGAACCCCCCTCAGCCTCTGCCGGCCCAGCGCGACCTGGACAACCCTCTGGCCACACCTACGCCACTACGACTAACGGCGCGCGGGCGGAATCGAACGCGTGATCGTGGAGCCGTTATGGAGCAGAGCGGACGCAATCAACGGCAACCGATAGCAGACACACCCCTGGCGGACGCCGCCGGGCAGCAATCGGGCAGCAAACGCATGGAACGGCTCCGCTCAACCATGCGAGCGCTTTCAGAACAGCCCGGAGAGTCAGCATGAACAGAGGGCTCCCCTGCGCTCCGTCGTCCATCTAGCGACCCTCGAAGTGACCTGTCACGCCGGAGGTCGCGGGTTCGAGTCCCGTCGGCCCCGCCACTCACTTGGTCACGCCAAAGCCGAAGGCAGCTCCAACCGCCATTGCCTCCAGAAACAGGGTCGTTGCCCAACCGATCTTGGGACGGTATCGCTCGCCGCACCAGGCTGTCACGAATCCGGCGACGATGAAACCGAGATGCGCGAGAACGTGGACTGCCGGGTGAGCGTTCATGTATGGGTAGAACGTAGGTACCATCAATACCATGCCGCCGAACGGCGCGAGGATCGCCGGAAGGAGCCATTGCGGCTGCTCTGAATGGGGAGTTTGGCGTCGGTTCGCCGACGTCAGCGCCAAGGCTGCTGCGGCGCCGCCAAGAATAAGTACCGCATGGGTGAGATGGTGGCTTCTGACGTCGATGGCCTCGGCGCCTTCCGCCAGAGACCGAACTGCAACGGCTACCGCAAGTACGCCGCTCGCGGCGGCTACGAACTGTAAGGCGCCTCGCCGGGTCACGCAGCCGAGACTTCCCGATGGGCCGGTCGACGAGCGAGCCGGATCGCTTCAATACCGCACATGATCAGACCGACGACCAGAATGATGCCGCCCAGTGACGCCCACCAGCCGATCTCCATGCCTGGAGCTGGCTGCAGCGCATAGCGACGCGGCACTCCCTGGGCGCCCGCGAGATACCACCCCAGCAGCAGCCACGCGCCTCCGCCGAATACCCCGAGACTGACAAGCGTTCGAACCGCTCGCGATGAGGTAGCGCCGCTGCGCTCCTCCAGGCAATAAAAGACCCAGCCGAGCACAAAGAGCAGCGCGCCCTCCAACAAATAGGTGTGGAAGTGGGCGACGACCCACAGTGTGTTGTGGAAGTAGATGTTGAAGGCCACGGTCACATCCAGGAGCGCGCCGATTCCCCCTACCACCCATCCGATCATTCCCACATAGAGGAACATCGAGCCCAGCGTCCACCGGAACCCGGAGCGGTAGACGAGGAGCGCGCCGCCGAATACCGTGACCACCGCTGGTGGAAACGCTGCCAGGTACGAGGCTGCCTCGCCGATGTACTGCACGGCGCGCGGTTGAGCGAAGTCCATGTAGAGATGATGGAAGTACGCAATGGCGACGAACGCCAGGGTAGCCCACCACGCCACCGCCAACACCGCCGATGTGTGCCAGTGTCGATGATGTGTATATCGAGGCAAGGCGACGTACACGGCCGCCAATGGCATATAGATCGTCAGGTTGGCCAGTGTGTGGCCGAAAATGTAGGTCAGGTTTTTCACCCAGAGCGGATCAAGCGGCAACGCCGGATTCAGCCAGCGTGCGAAGAGCGCGACCCCGACCAGCATACCGGCGGACCCGGCAAGCAGCCCATCCACGGCCGACACCAGGACCGCGAAGGCCTGCGGGGGCGGGGGCTTCTGGCCGGTTGCAGCAAACTTCTTGGGCGACCACACGAGGTCCCAGGCAAACGCCCCCCGGAGGCCGCCATACCGCGTCAGCACGCCTCCCAGCATTTGCAGACACCAGATCGTCCAGCCCAGTACGACGCACGCAATACCTGCGAGAAAGACGCCGGTGGCCCACGAAGGCCAGTATGTGCCGACGA of the Candidatus Methylomirabilota bacterium genome contains:
- a CDS encoding cbb3-type cytochrome c oxidase subunit I, with the protein product MSNTTAQFVRTAYRDSASDQTAKRIMWLYIGSGLTLVGVMVVVGLGMRMAQGGMHTFQPGLFYSLMTLHGSAMMVGMALCGMGLLWYLFTQEGPLNPTTAIVACALILVGAVLVAISALVGGFGAAWTFLYPLPFVGTYWPSWATGVFLAGIACVVLGWTIWCLQMLGGVLTRYGGLRGAFAWDLVWSPKKFAATGQKPPPPQAFAVLVSAVDGLLAGSAGMLVGVALFARWLNPALPLDPLWVKNLTYIFGHTLANLTIYMPLAAVYVALPRYTHHRHWHTSAVLAVAWWATLAFVAIAYFHHLYMDFAQPRAVQYIGEAASYLAAFPPAVVTVFGGALLVYRSGFRWTLGSMFLYVGMIGWVVGGIGALLDVTVAFNIYFHNTLWVVAHFHTYLLEGALLFVLGWVFYCLEERSGATSSRAVRTLVSLGVFGGGAWLLLGWYLAGAQGVPRRYALQPAPGMEIGWWASLGGIILVVGLIMCGIEAIRLARRPAHREVSAA